The proteins below are encoded in one region of Paeniglutamicibacter cryotolerans:
- a CDS encoding amidase — MTEISQLAATELRAALANGHVSAREATTYFLDRITELNPTLGSFITITAESALKSAAAADERRGSILRAGNPLPTLHGMPLAYKDLLDVAGVPTSYGTAAMKPAPAERDDPLVALLSAAGAVCLGKTQVPEFGLSCHSENLISAPARNPLDPSRSAGGSSGGSAAAVASGMLPVGPGNDGGGSVRIPASACGLIGLKPGLGTVPTDVREGRTDAFGAPKLTVSGPLAHAAGDAAMLLDAMTGDPQEGYLSALGERELDALQGLRIGISLASPFATTYPIPLAPEAHRALASGTARLGAAGHHTEEAAFHYDPRYPEAFSTIWTAGLGAAPLPAGGAGKLTALARSFRERALARAPQANFEAATVLREIAEDFRTQWGRYDLVLTPAMATLPPPVGHYLSHDADTDYMLQCQYTPFTSMVNVAGLPALVIPTLRTAGGLSMGVQLIGRKGSEALLLAVAAQLARM; from the coding sequence ATGACTGAAATTTCGCAGCTGGCCGCCACCGAACTGCGCGCTGCACTGGCCAACGGACACGTTTCTGCCCGGGAGGCCACCACGTACTTCCTGGACCGCATCACCGAACTGAACCCGACGCTAGGCAGCTTCATCACGATCACCGCCGAATCCGCGCTGAAATCGGCCGCGGCCGCCGATGAGCGCCGCGGCTCCATACTGCGGGCCGGGAATCCACTCCCGACGTTGCACGGGATGCCACTGGCCTACAAGGACCTGTTGGATGTGGCCGGGGTACCCACCAGTTACGGCACGGCCGCCATGAAACCGGCGCCCGCCGAGCGCGACGACCCCCTGGTGGCACTGCTTTCGGCCGCCGGGGCAGTGTGTTTGGGCAAGACCCAGGTCCCGGAATTCGGACTCAGCTGCCATTCGGAGAACCTCATCAGCGCCCCGGCCCGCAATCCGCTGGACCCCTCGCGCTCAGCGGGCGGGTCCAGCGGCGGCAGCGCGGCGGCCGTCGCTTCGGGCATGCTGCCCGTCGGACCGGGGAACGACGGCGGTGGCTCGGTACGCATTCCTGCTTCGGCATGTGGACTGATCGGGCTGAAGCCGGGACTGGGAACCGTGCCCACCGACGTGCGCGAGGGAAGAACCGATGCCTTCGGAGCACCGAAGCTGACCGTCTCCGGCCCGCTGGCGCATGCGGCTGGCGATGCGGCAATGTTGCTTGATGCCATGACAGGGGATCCGCAGGAGGGCTACCTCTCTGCGCTGGGCGAGCGGGAACTGGACGCACTGCAGGGGCTGCGCATCGGCATCTCCTTGGCATCCCCCTTCGCCACGACCTACCCGATCCCGTTGGCGCCGGAGGCTCATCGGGCCCTGGCATCGGGCACGGCACGGCTGGGAGCGGCTGGCCACCACACCGAGGAAGCCGCGTTCCACTACGACCCCCGATACCCCGAGGCCTTCTCGACGATCTGGACCGCCGGGCTTGGCGCCGCTCCGCTGCCAGCGGGCGGAGCTGGAAAATTAACCGCACTGGCGCGCTCTTTCCGCGAACGCGCGCTTGCCCGCGCCCCGCAGGCCAACTTCGAGGCGGCCACCGTGTTGCGGGAGATCGCCGAGGATTTCCGCACCCAGTGGGGTCGCTACGATCTGGTGCTGACGCCGGCCATGGCCACGCTGCCACCGCCGGTGGGACACTACCTGTCCCACGACGCGGACACCGATTACATGCTCCAGTGCCAATACACGCCCTTCACCTCGATGGTGAATGTCGCCGGCCTTCCGGCGCTGGTCATCCCGACGCTGCGGACGGCCGGCGGGCTCTCGATGGGTGTCCAGCTCATCGGCCGGAAGGGATCCGAAGCTCTGCTTTTGGCCGTCGCCGCCCAACTTGCGCGAATGTGA
- a CDS encoding quaternary amine ABC transporter ATP-binding protein, with amino-acid sequence MKPMTTQSAPALRVENAFKVFGRRPQEAVKALKAGQTRKDVEPLGTAAVIDASFEVFPGEIFVVMGLSGSGKSTLIRMLNGLLPMTSGSVLIGDTDIARITGKQLRNVRQKSISMVFQHFALLPHRTVLENAAYGLEIQGVGNQERTERATTMLETVGLAGWGAKYPDQLSGGMKQRVGLARALCAETDILLMDEAFSALDPLIRRDMQVQLVSLQADLGKTIIFITHDLNEAMFLGDRIAVMKDGEIVQIGTPDDILTHPANDYVAAFIRDVDRTRVLTAGTVMENPRAVVTLHGGARAALLTMRQQQTSGAFVIDRQHRFRGIVTDRETMALIDGGGSDLALILTREADAVSKDTALNDLFGRAVESSTPLPVVDSEDRLVGAVARATLLAALGNVPSSTNAMSIVASGQTAGNDNGSRRAATGPPVFDAAMLEGGDPA; translated from the coding sequence ATGAAGCCGATGACAACGCAGTCAGCCCCGGCACTGCGGGTGGAAAATGCATTCAAGGTCTTCGGGCGCCGTCCCCAGGAAGCCGTCAAGGCGCTGAAGGCCGGGCAAACCCGCAAGGATGTCGAGCCGCTCGGCACCGCGGCCGTCATCGATGCAAGCTTCGAGGTCTTCCCGGGTGAGATCTTCGTGGTCATGGGCCTGTCCGGCTCCGGAAAATCAACGCTGATCCGGATGCTCAACGGCCTGCTGCCGATGACCAGCGGATCGGTCCTCATCGGCGATACCGACATCGCGCGGATCACCGGCAAGCAGCTGCGCAATGTTCGCCAGAAGAGCATCTCGATGGTCTTCCAGCACTTCGCACTGTTGCCGCACCGCACGGTTCTGGAGAACGCGGCCTACGGGCTGGAGATCCAGGGCGTCGGCAACCAGGAACGCACCGAACGCGCGACGACCATGTTGGAAACCGTCGGGCTGGCAGGGTGGGGTGCCAAATACCCCGACCAGCTTTCCGGCGGCATGAAGCAGCGCGTGGGCCTGGCCCGGGCCCTGTGCGCCGAAACCGACATCCTGCTCATGGACGAGGCTTTCTCTGCATTGGATCCGCTAATCCGCCGCGACATGCAGGTCCAGCTCGTTTCCCTGCAGGCAGACCTGGGCAAGACCATCATCTTCATCACCCACGACTTGAATGAGGCAATGTTCCTCGGGGACCGTATCGCCGTCATGAAGGACGGGGAGATAGTCCAGATCGGCACCCCCGATGACATCCTCACCCACCCGGCCAACGACTACGTTGCTGCCTTCATCAGGGATGTCGACCGGACCCGTGTGCTCACGGCAGGAACCGTCATGGAAAACCCGCGGGCAGTGGTCACCCTCCACGGTGGCGCGCGCGCAGCCCTGTTGACCATGCGCCAGCAGCAGACCTCCGGGGCCTTTGTCATCGACCGCCAACATCGGTTCCGCGGCATCGTCACCGACCGCGAAACCATGGCCCTGATCGACGGCGGCGGCTCCGACCTGGCCCTGATCCTCACCCGGGAGGCCGATGCGGTCTCGAAGGACACTGCATTGAACGATCTCTTCGGCCGTGCCGTGGAAAGCTCCACCCCGCTTCCGGTTGTCGACTCCGAAGACCGCTTGGTCGGCGCCGTCGCCAGGGCCACGCTACTGGCGGCCCTGGGCAACGTTCCCTCCTCGACCAATGCGATGTCCATCGTCGCATCCGGACAGACGGCCGGAAACGACAACGGATCCCGAAGGGCCGCGACCGGTCCACCGGTCTTTGACGCGGCAATGCTGGAAGGCGGAGATCCGGCATGA
- the serS gene encoding serine--tRNA ligase yields MIDVKELSENPDLFRASQRDRGADESVVDRIIAADALRRESIAAFEALRAEQKIFSKKVGAAKGEEKAALLAEVKDLSANVKAAEAASNAAQAELTALARSVPNLIQEGAPAGGEDDFTVVKIVGTPRDFAAEGFEPRDHLELGELLGAIDMERGAKVSGSRFYFLKGVGARLEIALMNMALEQSLQNGFIPMITPTLVRPETMQGTGFDVAHDDEIYKLERDDMYLVGTSEVALAGYHAEEILDLSDGPTRYAGWSSCYRREAGSAGKDTRGIIRVHQFNKLEMFVYCPVEQAAEEHQRLLAWEEEMLAKVELPYRVIDTAAGDLGMSAARKFDCEAWVPTQGDYRELTSTSNCTTFQARRLNIREREIDAEGKPGKTRSVATLNGTLATTRWIVAILEHHQNPDGSVNVPVALRPYLGGMEVLPVL; encoded by the coding sequence GTGATCGACGTAAAAGAACTCAGCGAGAATCCTGATTTGTTCCGTGCCTCGCAGCGGGACCGTGGGGCCGACGAATCCGTGGTTGACCGGATTATCGCCGCGGATGCGCTTCGACGCGAGTCGATTGCCGCCTTCGAGGCGCTGCGCGCGGAGCAGAAGATCTTCTCCAAGAAGGTCGGCGCCGCCAAGGGCGAGGAGAAGGCCGCGTTGCTGGCCGAGGTCAAGGACCTCTCCGCCAACGTGAAGGCCGCCGAGGCCGCCTCCAACGCGGCCCAGGCCGAACTCACTGCCCTGGCGCGCTCGGTGCCGAACCTGATCCAGGAGGGTGCTCCGGCCGGTGGCGAAGACGACTTTACCGTCGTCAAGATCGTGGGTACTCCGCGTGACTTCGCCGCCGAGGGCTTCGAACCCCGCGACCACCTGGAACTGGGCGAACTGCTCGGCGCCATCGACATGGAACGCGGCGCCAAGGTCTCCGGATCGCGCTTCTACTTCCTCAAGGGCGTCGGCGCACGGCTCGAAATCGCGCTGATGAACATGGCATTGGAGCAGTCGTTGCAGAACGGCTTCATCCCGATGATCACCCCGACCCTGGTGCGTCCTGAGACCATGCAGGGCACCGGATTCGACGTCGCCCACGACGACGAGATCTATAAGCTCGAGCGCGACGACATGTACCTCGTCGGTACCTCCGAGGTGGCCTTGGCCGGCTATCACGCTGAGGAGATCCTTGACCTGTCAGACGGTCCGACCCGCTATGCCGGTTGGAGCTCCTGCTACCGCCGCGAGGCCGGTTCCGCAGGCAAGGACACCCGCGGCATCATCCGCGTGCACCAGTTCAACAAGCTGGAAATGTTCGTTTACTGCCCGGTGGAGCAGGCGGCCGAGGAACACCAGCGCCTGCTGGCCTGGGAAGAGGAAATGCTGGCCAAGGTCGAGCTGCCCTACCGGGTGATCGATACGGCCGCCGGTGACTTGGGCATGAGTGCCGCACGCAAGTTCGACTGCGAGGCATGGGTCCCGACCCAGGGCGACTACCGCGAACTGACGTCAACCTCGAACTGCACCACGTTCCAGGCGCGTCGCCTGAACATCCGGGAACGAGAGATCGACGCCGAAGGCAAGCCGGGCAAGACCCGCTCCGTCGCGACACTCAATGGCACCCTAGCCACGACCCGCTGGATCGTCGCCATCCTGGAGCACCACCAGAACCCGGACGGCTCGGTCAACGTGCCCGTCGCACTGCGCCCGTACTTGGGCGGCATGGAAGTCCTGCCGGTCCTCTAG
- a CDS encoding diacylglycerol/lipid kinase family protein: MPRNRLIALLLSAVAGITAAVSWFSVRKLANRNRPTSKLPRAGGESTARKVAVVLNPTKAGTGAAAAAVLHVCAEAGIPAPLIFETTPEDAGRDAALRALEAGCDLVIAAGGDGTVRAVAESLVHGTASLGIIPLGTGNLLARNLEIPLDDPLAAAFDAVTGAVRLIDTGLIELEQTDGKRVEHTFLVIAGIGSDADIMDDTDEGLKAKVGWLAYSEAGFRHLPGKRKKISIALDGAPEQTRSVRSVLFANCGKLQGLDLVPDARVDDGLLDVVVLSPRSVAGWVWILLKTTFRHRGSIPQMGFYPTASLSLRCHEPMNTQIDGDPTGLVNGLTVTVKPASIRMRLGRLDGI, translated from the coding sequence ATGCCAAGGAATCGCCTCATTGCGTTGCTCCTGTCGGCCGTCGCGGGCATCACCGCCGCGGTCAGCTGGTTCTCCGTACGCAAGCTCGCCAACCGGAACCGACCCACCTCGAAGCTGCCGCGCGCCGGAGGGGAATCGACAGCACGCAAGGTAGCCGTGGTGCTGAACCCGACCAAGGCGGGCACCGGAGCGGCGGCCGCCGCCGTGCTCCACGTCTGCGCCGAGGCCGGAATCCCGGCACCGTTGATCTTCGAAACCACGCCCGAAGACGCAGGGCGCGATGCTGCGCTCAGGGCCCTCGAAGCCGGCTGCGACCTGGTCATCGCCGCAGGCGGGGACGGGACGGTGCGCGCCGTGGCCGAATCGCTGGTGCACGGGACGGCGTCCTTGGGCATCATTCCGCTGGGCACCGGGAACTTGTTGGCCAGGAACCTCGAAATTCCGCTCGATGATCCCTTGGCGGCCGCCTTCGATGCGGTGACCGGCGCGGTGCGCCTCATCGACACCGGGCTGATCGAGCTGGAACAGACGGACGGGAAACGCGTCGAGCACACCTTCTTGGTCATCGCCGGCATCGGCTCCGATGCCGACATCATGGACGACACCGACGAGGGGCTCAAGGCCAAGGTCGGCTGGCTCGCATACTCGGAAGCCGGCTTCCGGCACCTCCCGGGCAAGCGGAAGAAGATCTCCATCGCCTTGGACGGCGCCCCGGAACAGACGCGTAGCGTCCGCTCGGTACTCTTTGCCAATTGCGGCAAGCTGCAGGGCCTGGACCTGGTGCCCGACGCCCGGGTCGATGACGGGCTGCTCGACGTGGTGGTGCTCAGCCCGCGCAGCGTGGCCGGCTGGGTCTGGATCCTGCTGAAGACCACCTTCCGTCATCGGGGATCGATCCCGCAGATGGGTTTCTACCCCACGGCGTCGCTCTCGCTGCGCTGCCACGAGCCGATGAACACCCAGATCGACGGGGACCCGACCGGGCTGGTGAACGGGCTGACAGTCACCGTGAAGCCGGCATCGATCAGGATGCGCCTGGGCCGGCTTGACGGGATCTGA
- a CDS encoding ABC transporter permease — MNQMVILASDSFRIPVGEWADSVLEWVIENLAGLFNVIKAVFQTAYDSLAWVLITPPFWAVIIVLVALAFWAKGVKLAIGSAIGLAVIYGMDQWENSMQSLALVLVASIVAILLSVPLGILAAKVNAVSAIVKPIMDFLQTMPAFVYLIPVLLLLGIGPVPGIVATVVFALAPGARFTELGIRSVEAEVVEAGQAFGASPMRILRQIQFPLALPTIMAGINQIIMLSLSMVVIAGMVGAGGLGGAVYQALTGLNTPLGVESGLSVVILAIFLDRITASLGGAKKAVHV; from the coding sequence ATGAACCAGATGGTGATCCTGGCCTCTGATTCCTTCCGCATCCCCGTGGGCGAATGGGCCGACTCGGTCCTCGAATGGGTGATAGAAAACCTCGCGGGACTCTTCAACGTCATCAAGGCCGTTTTCCAGACCGCGTACGATTCCCTGGCCTGGGTGTTGATCACCCCTCCGTTCTGGGCAGTCATCATCGTCCTGGTGGCACTTGCCTTCTGGGCTAAGGGGGTGAAGCTGGCCATCGGAAGCGCCATCGGCCTGGCGGTCATCTACGGAATGGACCAGTGGGAAAATTCGATGCAATCGCTGGCACTCGTCCTGGTGGCAAGCATCGTGGCGATCCTGTTAAGCGTTCCGCTGGGCATCCTGGCGGCAAAGGTCAATGCGGTCTCGGCCATCGTCAAACCGATCATGGACTTCCTACAGACGATGCCGGCCTTCGTCTACCTGATTCCGGTATTGCTCTTGCTGGGCATCGGGCCGGTCCCCGGCATCGTGGCAACGGTGGTCTTCGCGCTGGCTCCCGGTGCGCGGTTCACCGAGCTGGGCATCCGCAGCGTCGAGGCCGAGGTGGTGGAGGCCGGTCAGGCCTTCGGTGCCTCACCGATGCGGATCCTGCGCCAGATCCAGTTCCCGCTGGCGTTGCCGACCATCATGGCCGGCATCAATCAGATCATCATGCTCTCCCTATCCATGGTCGTCATCGCCGGAATGGTCGGCGCCGGCGGCCTGGGCGGGGCCGTCTACCAGGCGCTGACCGGTCTCAATACTCCCCTCGGTGTCGAGTCCGGACTATCGGTGGTCATCCTAGCCATCTTCCTTGACCGCATCACAGCCTCGCTGGGCGGTGCCAAGAAGGCAGTACACGTCTAA
- the pgm gene encoding phosphoglucomutase (alpha-D-glucose-1,6-bisphosphate-dependent): MTENRAGTRALPQDLVDIDALLGAYFDVHPDPGQADQRVAFGTSGHRGSSLRASFNEDHIAATTQAIVDYRTRAGITGPLFIGKDTHALSGPAQDTALEVLAGNGVRVLADARNGWTPTPAVSHAILCHNAVAGAARADGIVVTPSHNPPADGGFKYNPPHGGPADSEATGWIADRANELLEAGLCGVKRRQLAAARLSGAIGSHDFMAAYVGDLPSVLDLDAIRAAGVRIGADPMGGASVDYWGAIAETHRLDLSVVNPEVDPRFGFMSLDWDEKIRMDCSSPYAMASLISRRHDFDLATGNDADADRHGIVTPDAGLMNPNHYLAVAIDYLYRNRPLWPIGAGVGKTLVSSSMIDRVAASLGRKLFEVPVGFKWFVPGLLDGSGVFGGEESAGASFVRFDGSPWTTDKDGILLSLLGAEITAVTGRSPSLRYAGLTAEHGAPAYARIDAPATPAQKAALAGLSAADVTATTLAGEEITARLTEAPGNGAPIGGLKVTTANAWFAARPSGTEDVYKIYAESFRGPEHLALVQSEAKALVDSVIG; the protein is encoded by the coding sequence ATGACCGAAAATCGTGCGGGCACCCGTGCCCTCCCCCAGGACCTCGTCGACATCGATGCGCTGCTCGGCGCCTACTTCGACGTCCATCCGGATCCCGGCCAAGCCGACCAACGCGTTGCCTTCGGCACCTCGGGCCACCGCGGCAGCTCGTTGAGGGCCTCCTTCAACGAGGACCACATCGCGGCGACCACCCAGGCGATCGTGGACTACCGCACCCGCGCCGGGATCACCGGCCCGCTGTTCATCGGCAAGGACACCCATGCCCTCTCCGGCCCGGCCCAGGACACGGCGCTCGAGGTGCTGGCAGGCAACGGGGTCAGGGTGCTCGCCGATGCCCGCAACGGATGGACCCCCACCCCGGCCGTCAGCCACGCCATCCTGTGCCACAACGCCGTGGCCGGTGCCGCGCGGGCCGACGGCATCGTGGTCACACCGTCGCACAATCCTCCGGCCGACGGTGGCTTCAAATACAACCCGCCGCACGGGGGACCCGCCGATTCGGAGGCCACCGGCTGGATCGCTGACCGGGCCAATGAGCTGCTCGAGGCCGGGCTCTGCGGGGTTAAACGCCGGCAACTGGCAGCGGCCCGACTGTCCGGGGCCATCGGAAGCCACGACTTCATGGCTGCCTACGTGGGCGACCTGCCCTCGGTGCTGGACCTGGATGCGATCCGGGCCGCGGGCGTGCGCATTGGAGCCGACCCGATGGGCGGGGCTTCTGTTGATTACTGGGGAGCGATCGCCGAGACCCACCGGCTGGACCTGAGCGTGGTGAACCCCGAGGTGGACCCACGTTTCGGTTTCATGAGCCTGGACTGGGACGAAAAGATCAGGATGGATTGTTCCTCCCCGTACGCCATGGCCTCGTTGATTTCCCGCCGTCACGACTTCGATCTGGCCACCGGAAACGATGCGGATGCGGACCGGCACGGGATAGTCACCCCCGATGCCGGGCTGATGAACCCGAACCACTACCTGGCGGTGGCCATCGACTACCTCTACCGGAACCGGCCGCTGTGGCCCATCGGTGCCGGGGTCGGCAAGACGCTGGTCTCCTCCTCGATGATCGATCGGGTCGCCGCATCACTGGGCCGGAAGCTGTTCGAGGTCCCGGTCGGATTCAAGTGGTTCGTGCCCGGCCTGCTGGATGGCAGCGGGGTCTTCGGCGGGGAGGAATCGGCTGGCGCCAGCTTCGTGCGCTTCGACGGATCACCCTGGACCACCGACAAGGACGGCATCCTGCTGTCGCTGCTCGGTGCCGAAATCACGGCGGTCACCGGCCGCTCGCCGAGCCTTCGCTATGCCGGATTGACCGCTGAACACGGCGCCCCGGCCTATGCGCGCATCGATGCGCCGGCCACCCCGGCGCAGAAGGCGGCGCTGGCCGGGCTGTCGGCAGCCGACGTCACGGCAACGACGCTGGCCGGGGAGGAGATCACTGCCAGACTGACCGAGGCCCCGGGCAACGGGGCTCCGATCGGAGGGCTGAAGGTCACCACGGCCAACGCCTGGTTCGCCGCGCGCCCCTCGGGTACCGAGGACGTGTACAAGATCTATGCCGAGTCGTTCCGCGGTCCCGAGCATCTGGCCCTGGTCCAGTCCGAGGCCAAGGCGCTGGTCGATTCGGTGATCGGCTGA
- the pheA gene encoding prephenate dehydratase yields MIYTYLGPAGTFTEAALLQVPGAAQATRVPSTNVNTALEMVRCGEADAAMVPIENSVEGGVSATLDAIATGEPLQILAEVLVPITFVLTVREGVESLAQIRTVATHGHAWAQCRGWAEKNIPKAEFVPASSTAAGALGLLDPLAHHDAAISSPLVAAEENLRVLAGPVEDNAGAVTRFVLVGKPGPIPEPTGNDKTTVILPLAEDRPGALMEILEQFVVRGVNLSRIESRPTGEGLGHYFFSVDVEGHLAQARIADALTGLHRVCPDLRFLGSYPAAGGLVTTVDDHTSDKAFARANAWVAGLRGNLGS; encoded by the coding sequence ATGATCTATACCTATTTGGGCCCAGCCGGAACCTTCACCGAGGCTGCCCTGCTGCAGGTTCCGGGGGCAGCACAGGCCACCCGAGTGCCCTCCACCAACGTCAACACGGCATTGGAGATGGTCCGGTGCGGCGAGGCGGACGCTGCCATGGTCCCGATCGAAAACTCGGTCGAGGGCGGCGTCTCGGCGACCCTAGACGCCATTGCCACGGGCGAACCGCTGCAGATCCTGGCCGAGGTGCTGGTCCCGATCACCTTCGTACTGACGGTCCGCGAGGGAGTGGAATCACTGGCACAGATCCGGACGGTGGCCACGCACGGGCACGCCTGGGCGCAATGCCGCGGGTGGGCCGAGAAGAATATTCCGAAAGCGGAATTTGTTCCGGCCTCGTCCACGGCTGCCGGAGCGCTGGGGCTGCTTGATCCGCTGGCCCACCACGATGCGGCGATTTCCTCGCCGCTCGTCGCGGCCGAGGAAAACCTGCGCGTGCTGGCCGGTCCGGTGGAGGACAACGCCGGTGCGGTGACCCGCTTCGTACTGGTCGGCAAGCCTGGCCCTATTCCCGAACCGACCGGCAATGACAAGACCACGGTGATCCTGCCGTTGGCCGAGGACCGGCCCGGTGCGCTGATGGAGATCCTCGAGCAGTTCGTGGTGCGCGGGGTCAACCTCAGCCGCATTGAATCCCGCCCCACCGGCGAAGGGCTCGGGCACTACTTCTTCTCGGTGGACGTCGAGGGCCATCTGGCACAGGCGCGGATCGCCGACGCGCTCACAGGGCTGCACCGGGTCTGCCCGGACCTGCGCTTCCTGGGATCATACCCGGCCGCCGGAGGCCTCGTCACGACGGTGGACGACCACACGTCGGATAAGGCCTTCGCCAGGGCCAACGCCTGGGTCGCGGGGCTGCGGGGCAACCTGGGCAGTTAG
- a CDS encoding rhodanese-like domain-containing protein gives MDGLEIVGVSEIPQDAMIVDVREDYEWNEGHALGAVHIPMADLPARIDELDPDEDTYVMCRTSGRSLHAAAWLLDQGYSIFVVGGGAGAWMEAGLPMASENDQEPNVR, from the coding sequence ATGGATGGCTTGGAAATAGTAGGCGTCAGCGAGATCCCGCAGGACGCCATGATCGTGGACGTGCGCGAGGACTATGAATGGAACGAGGGCCACGCCTTGGGCGCGGTTCACATTCCGATGGCCGATCTGCCCGCGCGCATCGACGAGCTGGATCCCGATGAAGACACCTATGTGATGTGCCGGACCAGTGGGCGTTCACTGCACGCCGCTGCCTGGCTCCTCGATCAGGGGTACAGCATCTTCGTGGTCGGCGGCGGCGCCGGCGCGTGGATGGAAGCAGGCCTTCCCATGGCCTCCGAAAACGACCAGGAGCCTAACGTCCGATGA
- a CDS encoding peptide MFS transporter, translated as MTITTGSVDAKNTGFFGHPRTLSNLFSVEMWERFSFYGMQAILAYYMYFTVEQGGLGLSKELALSLVGAYGGAVYLSTILGAWVADRLLGSERVLYFSAFLIMGGHVALALIPGGMGLAIGLVLVAVGSGGLKANATALVGSLYTKEDTRRDAGFSIFYMGVNVGGLLGPLLTGFLQQTLGFHIGFGAAAIGMALGLTIYTMGRKNLPASVHHVANPLPVDKRPRYAGFFLAGVVGLAAVFLLGWIKVENLANTIAVVVILCTIIYFWVILSSTRVTHTERRQVFAFIPLYIASAAFWALYQQQFTFIAVYSEERLDRTIFGWEMPASWVQSINPVFIIVLAGVFAALWTKLGTRQPGTAIKFSLSLAIVGLAFLTFIPLESLEKTPLMALVGILFLCTLAELLLSPIGQSVTTKLAPAAFGTQMVALFFLSISLGTTLAGILAGYYVPGNEIPYFLALGGTAIVLSIALAACAPMLKKLMGSVR; from the coding sequence ATGACGATCACCACCGGGTCCGTGGACGCGAAGAACACAGGTTTCTTTGGACATCCTCGAACTCTCTCGAATCTTTTCAGCGTGGAAATGTGGGAGCGGTTCTCCTTCTACGGCATGCAGGCCATCTTGGCCTACTACATGTACTTCACCGTGGAGCAGGGCGGTCTCGGCCTGTCCAAGGAACTCGCCCTGAGCCTGGTTGGCGCCTACGGCGGAGCCGTGTACCTGAGCACCATCCTCGGCGCTTGGGTCGCTGACCGCCTGCTCGGTTCCGAGCGTGTCCTGTACTTCTCCGCGTTCCTGATCATGGGCGGCCACGTTGCCCTGGCCCTGATCCCCGGCGGCATGGGCCTGGCCATCGGCCTTGTCCTGGTCGCAGTGGGCTCCGGCGGGCTGAAGGCCAATGCCACGGCATTGGTCGGCTCGCTTTACACGAAGGAAGACACCCGGCGCGATGCCGGATTCTCCATCTTCTACATGGGCGTGAACGTCGGCGGGCTCCTTGGCCCGCTGCTCACCGGGTTCCTCCAGCAGACGCTCGGCTTCCACATCGGCTTCGGCGCTGCGGCGATCGGCATGGCCTTGGGCCTGACCATCTACACGATGGGCCGCAAGAACCTCCCGGCATCGGTCCACCATGTGGCCAACCCGCTGCCCGTCGACAAGCGCCCGCGCTACGCCGGATTCTTCCTGGCCGGCGTCGTCGGCCTCGCCGCAGTTTTCCTCCTGGGGTGGATCAAGGTAGAGAACCTGGCCAATACGATTGCCGTCGTGGTCATTCTCTGCACCATCATCTACTTCTGGGTTATCCTCTCCTCCACGCGCGTCACCCACACCGAACGCCGTCAGGTGTTTGCCTTCATCCCGCTGTACATCGCCTCCGCCGCCTTCTGGGCCCTGTACCAGCAGCAGTTCACGTTCATTGCCGTGTACTCCGAGGAACGCCTGGACCGCACCATCTTCGGCTGGGAAATGCCGGCCAGCTGGGTACAGTCGATCAACCCGGTGTTCATCATCGTGCTGGCTGGGGTGTTCGCTGCGCTCTGGACGAAGCTGGGTACCCGGCAGCCGGGCACCGCGATCAAGTTCTCGTTATCGCTGGCCATCGTCGGCCTCGCCTTCCTGACCTTCATCCCGCTCGAATCGCTGGAAAAGACCCCGTTGATGGCCCTGGTCGGCATCCTGTTCCTGTGCACCCTGGCGGAACTGCTACTGAGCCCGATCGGCCAGTCGGTGACCACGAAGCTCGCCCCGGCGGCCTTCGGAACCCAAATGGTGGCACTGTTCTTCCTCTCGATCTCCCTGGGCACCACCCTGGCCGGCATTCTGGCCGGGTACTACGTCCCGGGCAATGAGATCCCGTACTTCCTGGCCTTGGGCGGCACGGCCATCGTGCTGTCGATCGCACTGGCCGCCTGCGCGCCGATGCTCAAGAAGCTGATGGGTTCGGTCCGCTAG